CTTTTAAGTATCTTTTACTAGAgcagtatttatttatagttaaattaagtaaattagaaaatatattatactatataatatactatGGCAATTTCTAAAATCACAGAattaatttatacataaaaCTATCACAATTTAGTTTTTCTAGCGCttagaatttaatttttaatatctaaagTATCGTAAATATATGAATTTGTGCACTAGTAAACTATAAAAGGACAAAGCAGAAGAATCCAAAGACAAGCAACTTACACATGGGTTCATGGAACAAAAAACACGACGTTTTGAAGGGAGAAAAGAAACGTGTTCTCTTTGTGCTATCAATTTtgctaaattttctattttaatatgtttagttctttctctcattttttatttgcatTCATACAACTTATAATACTAGtaaattataactatttaaTGTGTTTATCAAATTGTTTTATCTAGAATTAtatgtaattaaaaattataaatatatgcgACACATATAATTATGTTCTTTTCTCGTATAATAGCCGTAATATGTAAAATACCATATAATAATAAACAGTGCTAAACTGGATTTGGATGCAAGTAGTAAAAATCAGAAGAAGTATTTGTTATAATTCATACTTGTTCAAATTTAGAgttaatgtctcatttgcttttggacactattcacatctcattcttaatttgtaatacaattcttaatttataagttcaaCTATAGTGAAgcgtaattttatttgattcgtatcAATGTGAaggttattaatatcaattttttacaatttttaattatatacaattaaagatattataacTGAAAGTAGTGCATTGACATGTACAAAAAATAAGTTAGACATTATCTCTAAAATggatgaaatattttttttatgattctcgctctttatttgattttatacacACATCTAACCAAATCTTACTTGTTTATCAATTTATTTGTCCTCATGATTTGctcaaatttcaaaatattgtaaatgacttttatgttaactttaaaatttttattttttaattgataaaaaaactaaaaatatgtttAGTAAATAAATGATTTGAAGTCAAAATAAATAGACCAACTTGTTTGGCTTTTTTTATGTCATCTAATTTGATAGTTCACGTTCctctaataaacaatcaacaactaataaattttaataaacatCTTTTTAACGAGCTAGCTTATCGAGCTAGATCAAAGACCAACAAAAATATCAACACTTTTAAGTGATCAAACAAGCTAACTAAAAatagggaaattccacgtggtaaccttcGGGTTTTGAGTTTTTCTATGTGGtaacaaaacttttaaaaaatccacgcggtaaccctgaggtttaccaaattgttccatcaatacctttttgcacataaaacgttagtaAACGTTAACGTCAAAGCTTAAAAGTTGTTGTACGCTTATTTATTTGACACACCATTTCAAATTCCATCGGTTttaatttctcttaaaatataaACTCTAACTCTACTTTCTTTTATTCACGGTCAAAAACCAACAGTTAACGGTCAATCACCGTCTCTCAAAGTAATGTGGGGACAGTAGCTTAAACGTGAAGAAACGGACAAGTCTGTATTAGTATAAAAATCTCACCCACCTCTTCATCTCTGCCGTCCATTACAAGTCTCTGCAATTCACTATatacaattaaacaaaaattttggattacatattcttcatttttctaattttattattattattattattattattattattattatttatttatttatttgttattccaAAAGAAGGTCAGaattgatgatgaagttggGATAAGATAGAAGAAAACCTCAACTTTTTTGTTGCAGAATAAACCCTAGCTTCTTAATTTTAGTTTACAAGCTCAAAATTCAtaccaaaattaataaataacctATAAATGGGAGAagcaaatattaataataatcataatagtaatactaataatgataattttatAAGAAAAGAGGCAATAAGTGGGGGTtatgttgatgggttttcttCTAATCGTGCTTCCTGGCGATCTCGGAAAAACCCAGGTCTGTTTTCTctctactttttcttttttttttcttcatttgttCGTGTAGATTATATTAATGTTTTCTTAATCTAAAAAATTTCCTATAGTTTAAATATAATTGCTTTAACAACCCATTATATTATggatttttagtgtttttttttccgaaaaatgtaaaaattgaAGGATCAggtgaaaatcaaatttatcGGCTCCTAAAAAAGTAATATTTGTTCTATGATTTGAGATACGACTCAATTTTGTATGGTGTTATTTTACATGAATTTGTGTTAAGATTAGATTTTGGGACTGTTTATATCTAACTTTTTGCTTTCTCTTTTAATAATCCTACGTCACTTTGCTaggtttttatttatataagtaAAAGTTTGCTCAGTGTTTGCGCCAATACGAACAAACCCCAGGTTTTTTTATTAGCTGGTATTATGTTTTGAGCTACCTTAGTTAGGGATTGTTCTGATGAAAATAATCTTGAAATAAGAAGTTTAAATGTAactaatttgtaatttgtattattgAGCTATTTAATCCAGAGATGCGTATCCGTGCCATTCAAGAAGTTGTATAAGAAATATCTGAAAAACACAATCATTTGAATAATCCATGTTCCAAAGAAATAGCCATCCAATAAACTTACCAATTACATAATGGGGTTCTAGAATGGATATAAATTATCCCTAATATTATTACTCCTTGGCCCTCGCACTCAATTTGCATCAGTTTCCATTATCAAACTTGTGCAAAGGGCCGAATAAGGGTCAGATCGGACTCAAATAAAAATGTGCTAAGTCAGGCAAAACTCAGATAAAAATAAGCACGGCCCATTTATATCATGTTAAATTCAGTAAAATGTCTTATGACTTCATCATTTTGTTCTATCAATTATAATTAGATTATTAAAGattataaatctataataataatgttataattcaagaaaaaaatccACATCTTTGTAAAATGAAGGGCCCATTTAAAGTCTTAGCCCAAGTATTTAAGGGTTGGATCTGGGCTCTGGGCCATTGCACAACTCAAATCACAATCGAATCCTAATGGACTCAATATCTGTACTGAAACCAGGTTACGAAAGCTACTACAAAGGAGTGTTCGAAACACGATAAAATGAATAATTGAAATAGTATCTCAAAACCCTTTTGAGGCTTTAACAATGTGGCATGTGATTTACACTGAATAAGGATCTAGACGTTGGAGATTATATTCGTTCTCCTTACTACTAGTCCAACAAGGTAGCTGCCGCGATTACCTATTTTGAAATGTGCATTAAGGTGTACTTTTTAGCTCCATGTAAAGATAGTTGTTTCTAGTTCTACATtatgttggaaatactttacaTGTAAGATAAGATCTCACATCGATAAATGTAGGTTgtagacttgcatatatattgggtgagcGAATCCTCCTGCCATATGTTTTTGGAAAATAGTAAACCTCATCCAGtgtatatgcaagtcaacgcttattatccgtgggtttgtgggcccaagCCTATGGGTGCCCCATGGGCGTATCCACACGAGAGGTCCTATGGGGCGatcatgtgacgaattgtcagtATCACACCTTCAGCTGGAAACACTTTAGACAACTCAATTATGATAGGTGTTTCGTCCGAGTACTAGTATGCCTTAAGTTCCGGAAGGAGAACTAGAAAAGAGAGCATCTGAATCTTTATTTAATGCATCTAACTCCACTTTTAACTTACACCAAGTCTATGTGGCGGGAAGGTCGATGACTGGAGTTGGGAGACATAAGTGGAAACTGAAATAAAGATATCGAAACAGAAAATTCTGGTGGGGTTTGCTATGACTGTACAGTATGCCATATTAGGTAGCTGTCATGTATACGCACTTGGGAGCTTCCATCTCGACAACCAACTTAGAGTCCAGTAAGTTGTGATGTTATCGAACATGTTCTAATTGGACTGTCATGTATACCAAGTTGATTAAGTAAACATATCAGTACTTCCCCTGCATTTTGGCTACTGTTTTGCTAAATCAGCCTTTGGGCTTTCTATTATCCTTGGATCTGTGTTAAAAAGCGTTCACGGGTGTCTTAAACCCCcgataccaaaataaaattgaaatcaacAAGTCTTGTAGGGGATTGTCTTATATTATAAAACGAgcccatataattagcttatttctCTATTGATCACTTGAAGAtcgtaaataatcactttaaggttatctGAGCTCAACAACTCAAAATGTATTCTAACTGACGTGCATGATTGACATCGGTGTATGAGTGCTTAAGCAAATGTTATGGCGTTAGTTTCTCCTAAAATTTGTTCCACTAGACTAGCTTCTTGTGACAGCAAGCTCAATGAATGTGCGCAAGCCAAGAGATGAACGAATGTTTGAATCACCAACAAAACAGGGAATTCCCGGAGCAGAAGAGGAGAAGACATTGGACTCAACTCCCCCAGCTGCTGTTCTCTCAGAACGAAGAAAGGCTCTTTTTGAACCACTAGAACCCATTGATAATATCTCAAGGAAACGACCCTCAAATGAGAGCTTACTTCCTCCTCCAGATTTCGACTCAACAACGTATCCTAAGGGCTGGTTGATAGGTAAGAAGCGTAAGCTGGTAAATGTTGACGTTGTCGAGAGCATGAGGAGGATTGCCGTTCAAGAAATGAACCGCAAGGTGCTTCTAATTCTCCTTGCTTCTGCTCTTAGTTCTTATATGAGAGGAAGGATTTAAACTCATACTAGAAGAGTGCAAATTCATTGAATGCTCACACTCCACACCCCTCCCCTAGGGATGGCAGACGGGTAAAATTATACAGGTTTGACGCCGTATCCACCTTAGTTGGGGCGGGTATGAGTATGATTTCGTTGGTAGTGGGTGGGTATGGGCATGAAAAGTTCTACCCACCATGGGTAGTGGGTAGGTGGTGGGTATGAGTTCTAACCCATCCCATACCCACCCGCCTAGCCCGACACCCATCCCACCCAATACTCACCCGCTCTGCCCCATAGTTGCCCACCCTATATCTACAATGTActaattaatgttatttttgcatacttttattaaaaactatcgacaaaaaaataagaatattaattttactttactATAATGTatagtttaaataaaattagacgtacaattaaatttgtaagGTTTTATGAAGTATATAATGCGGATTTGGAGTAGATGGGTATATTCAATTGACCATAGTGGGTGGGGATGGGTTAAATGCATATCCTATTGACCATAGTGGGTGGGGATGGGATGGGATGGGATGGGTTTAAAAATTTTACCAGTCATGGGTGATTGGTTAGGTGGTGGGTATGAAAATTTTTGGTGGGTTTGGGCATGGGCGAGGGCATATTGCATCCACCCGCCCATTTTTCCATCCCGACATACCCTTTTATAAATTGTCTTATAAAATCTTTACCATAAAACTTGAACTGTTTTTTCGAGTAAGTAATCACTCGAAGGCTATACATGTAGGATCGTGAAATTGATGGGTTAGCTGAGCAACTGGACGAAGATTCTCGAGTTCTAGAACATCTACAAATGCAGCTTCTAGAAGAAAAACGAAAGCGGGCTGATGTCGAAAGGGAAAATACAATGCTGCAGGATCAAATCAACATGTTGATGAACATGTTGCAGGAAAATGAAGCTGCTGAGGAGGAAAATACAGATGAGCCTTAGTAAGTTCTAAATAATGGAGTATTAGTATTAATTCTTTTGTATAGGTTTGTCTACTGTGGAAACTTCTAGAAGGTTAGTGGTATAATGCAAGTCAGTTGTATGAACTTAAGTATCATTGCTTGGTTTGGTCGTTGTGATGAATTTACGTACTTGTTCGATGTATATGTACGTTTAGTCGTCCGGATGGCAAAATTAGGCGAGTGTATGCTTAGACACGAGAACGAGTCTAGGAGCTTGAATAAACAGATAGTGTATATAATCTGTTTGGTGTTATGCTTGAATTTGGAGATGATGTTTAATAATCATCTGTAATTACactgttataataataatgaaatgcTTGATTGTGAACccataaataaacatataaagTATTTATGCCTTGTATTTATATCTTACTGGGTATTTCGAGTTCGTGATTATAAGTTTAAAAATCGTACTAGTTTGTTTGGTGTTTTAGTGCTTGTGTAATACTCGTTCTCTCTTATGAAATTGCTTTATTTTTGTATGGTTGATCGTGTGAAAAGGTTAGATTTTTAAAAGATAAAGGTGGgatttttaaaagataaaagttGGATTTTTCGAAAAAGAATCGATGTAAGATTTTTAAAGAtaaccaatttttttaaaagtaaatttttcacTCCTTAATAGTCTAATTGATATGAGCAATTTAACTCGACTAGAAATCTTAATGAATTATGTTAAACTAGAGAATTTTAAGCTCAAGTTAGAACTTAAAACATTGATGAGTCAAATTGAGCCTATATCTCTTGTGATCGACTCGTTAAAAATTCATCCTCACTCATACTCGCGCAAGTTCATGTAATGAACTTGCGGATACTTGAGCTTTAGTTGAAAAGCATATACAGTTTGGACATGGGCACATGGTTGGTTTGGGCACATGGCtagaaaccaagtttgtacaAGTTGATGTACACTAACTGGATCAATCTACAAACCAAGTCTGTACAAGTTCATCAAACCCAGACACTAACCACGCACCAGATCTTTACACATTTTACTTAGCAACCCTAGAAACTAACTGTATCTGTATACTATTATCCCGCGTTATGTGGGATCAAGAACTAAGGTAAAGATGTTATCATTCGATGACAGAGAAGCATCTGGCCAACAGAATCCTATGCTCTCCAGTTGTGCTATCTCCGTTAGTTTCACAAGTCTAACGGGATGAGCAACTGTGGCAAAGAGGCTATCCTTGGAAGATGGAGAAGCAACTCGGCAACAGAATCCTTCCTCGACATACTTGTGTGTTGTTGCTGGTCATGAACTAAACCGATTTCACTTCCTGCTACAGGAACATTGTTGGCAGTTTGAGTGTCATACAATGGGGTTATATCTTCTTGTGTATTGTCCAGTGCAAGATCGTGTACGCTCTCTGAACTGTTCATGTGCACGTTCTGGACTCTCGTGTCTTCCTTTTGCAGAAGGCAACAAAGGGAGTTTACTCTCGACATAATGGCCTTTTCATCAGAACTTGTTAAATTTTGGGTGTCATTGAGCAGGTAATGAGTGATATGCTCAAGAATTTCCGACTTTTGAATGTCGTCGACTGAAGTATTAGGATTGTCTGATCTCATCTGCTCAGAGATACAGTCACCAATGTGGTTTACAAGATCTCCTACTGACATGGATGGACGAAGACCAGGAAGTTCGATCTGGTTCAGAAGTCTAAGTCTGTGCATTTCATCGAATTTACTGCTCACTTCTCCATCCATTGCATACGTTTCTGCTACATAGTTAATGATTTAATGAGCTCACTTTAAGCAATACTTGATCAAGACTAAGCATTTGAAATCAAATAGCTAAGTCTATTTACATGTAAAATCTCTTGCACTAGCTAGTATCTTCATTGATTACATAGTGACAAAATGGAAAGAAACCATTTATTATGTGAGTCACAAAGATCCAAAGTGATTATCAAGGAGTTTGAAACTAGGGAGACAGGGGAAGACCCTAGTCCACAAAATCATGTCAGGAATTAAGAAATAACCCCCAAAGACTCGTTAAGTCTGAGAAAATTGATTGATTCGAATAGTACCTGGGATGGCCCAAGGATTAATTTCTGTATACTTGGTGTATGAACCTGAAGAAGACAATCCCGAAACTGACACTGAAACTGTATCCCTGATTCTTGATGAATTGAATCTACTTTCGGTCTTCAGTTCGAAACCATGCTCATGCTCACTTTGAACACCAACATTAGAAACTCTTGGTTGAAAATACGGATTATCTAGATCTATCTGTGGTTGTTGACTTAGGAAGTTGAGACGAGGATCACACTGAATGAGCTTTTGAAAAAGCTTCCCCAAAGTGCCTAGGGGAAACTGCAGAAAATGTTGCCTGAAACAGAAATAAAAAAGCTATCATGGTTCCATTCTTTGGTTATGAACCTTAAATATTCCAGACATCTTACATCCTGTATATAGAATCTATATCACTATACCAGAACACTGTGAATAGTGTCAAACACTAATAAAGTCGAAATGTTCACTTATTATCTCAAATTGATGAATCCAATAATCATTACACCATACTGAAACCACATGGCACCCTGATGTCTATGACTTAGGGGCACGCGGCACACCTTCAGTATTATACATGTATAAGCCAAGTCAACTCAATTCTGTGATCAGAGTCTTAACAAACTAAAGGAAAACAGCAAAGGGATGCACCGCAGCACGAATAAGTCTGGCTCATGGGTCATCACCAAAGAAGCCAAGAGCTCATCTTGCATATATCACCCATAACATCAAATGATTGTAGGCGCCATATTTAAACAATGAACCATGGAGCAAAAACAAGCAAGATGCTAAATATGTCCATACAATTTACAAAGATGTTATCAATGATAGGATACATAAGAAACTTGTAGTTGCTCTTTATGAAGCATTTAAAACAGCCAATAACATATGATAAAATTTGAGGTTCAGCCCATTCTAGTGCTGGTGCACaattgaaaaggaaaaataatgtGAAAGCAAAAACCCACCGAAAGAAAATCTGAGCTCCAAGGAGATTAAGAGGAGAGCACAAACTAGCATAAACTAAGCGTATAGGTCTAAAGTCAAGTATGTATATGACTCTAAACGGAGAGCTCATAATGACACTTCTATTGTATTTTGGTTTTAGATTTTGGTATATCTATTTTGGGTTCTTGAGATGTTTATTGTTATATAATCTAGGAAAACAATGCAGCAAGTTCCTAAAATATTCatatcaattcatcatcatcatcatacccagtatatCTCGTCCATAGATATACTATGGGCAGGGTCTGGGTAGGGAAagaaggcggcaactcatactctaaaggagagtgcggccaaagagtTACTCAACTCGAAAAAGATATAATATTCATATCAACTGCACACAGTTAATGATAAAATGAATCCACATGACTCAAAATAACCAGACATACTAAAGATTACAGAATCAATGAGGCGTCAATGATTGTACCTATGGAGTACAGCCTGTCCACTAGTAAAATCTCTTGTAGCCTGCCACAATGTATGCTTCCTTGGCTGTGGGTTAATTTCTCTAAAGAAAAGAGGTTGTCGAGCAAGCTGAAACACAACATAACATAACACCTTCAATTACAATACAAGTACAACATATAACACTATAAGAAATA
This genomic stretch from Amaranthus tricolor cultivar Red isolate AtriRed21 chromosome 9, ASM2621246v1, whole genome shotgun sequence harbors:
- the LOC130824360 gene encoding uncharacterized protein LOC130824360 isoform X2, producing MVHRMDSLQHRPTSFKSCRKRFNIKSEFHDSGDTEFQFLSKRPKFDFSYQNKNDSVEIEETEYNPLEEPSPLGLKLKKSPSFLDLIQMKLSQEKSAALSKSLTRKEKGVGLNNKLKASNVPATLLKIGSWEYKSRYEGDLVAKCYFAKHKLVWEFLDGGLKNKIEIQWSDIMAIKADYPDDELGTLTVVLARQPLFFREINPQPRKHTLWQATRDFTSGQAVLHRQHFLQFPLGTLGKLFQKLIQCDPRLNFLSQQPQIDLDNPYFQPRVSNVGVQSEHEHGFELKTESRFNSSRIRDTVSVSVSGLSSSGSYTKYTEINPWAIPETYAMDGEVSSKFDEMHRLRLLNQIELPGLRPSMSVGDLVNHIGDCISEQMRSDNPNTSVDDIQKSEILEHITHYLLNDTQNLTSSDEKAIMSRVNSLCCLLQKEDTRVQNVHMNSSESVHDLALDNTQEDITPLYDTQTANNVPVAGSEIGLVHDQQQHTSMSRKDSVAELLLHLPRIASLPQLLIPLDL
- the LOC130824361 gene encoding protein HEADING DATE REPRESSOR 1 isoform X1 — translated: MGEANINNNHNSNTNNDNFIRKEAISGGYVDGFSSNRASWRSRKNPASSMNVRKPRDERMFESPTKQGIPGAEEEKTLDSTPPAAVLSERRKALFEPLEPIDNISRKRPSNESLLPPPDFDSTTYPKGWLIGKKRKLVNVDVVESMRRIAVQEMNRKDREIDGLAEQLDEDSRVLEHLQMQLLEEKRKRADVERENTMLQDQINMLMNMLQENEAAEEENTDEP
- the LOC130824361 gene encoding protein HEADING DATE REPRESSOR 1 isoform X2 — encoded protein: MLMGFLLIVLPGDLGKTQGIPGAEEEKTLDSTPPAAVLSERRKALFEPLEPIDNISRKRPSNESLLPPPDFDSTTYPKGWLIGKKRKLVNVDVVESMRRIAVQEMNRKDREIDGLAEQLDEDSRVLEHLQMQLLEEKRKRADVERENTMLQDQINMLMNMLQENEAAEEENTDEP
- the LOC130824360 gene encoding uncharacterized protein LOC130824360 isoform X1: MVHRMDSLQHRPTSFKSCRKRFNIKSEFHDSGDTEFQFLSKRPKFDFSYQNKNDSVEIEETEYNPLEEPSPLGLKLKKSPSFLDLIQMKLSQEKSAALSKSLTRKEKGVGLNNKLKASNVPATLLKIGSWEYKSRYEGDLVAKCYFAKHKLVWEFLDGGLKNKIEIQWSDIMAIKADYPDDELGTLTVVLARQPLFFREINPQPRKHTLWQATRDFTSGQAVLHRQHFLQFPLGTLGKLFQKLIQCDPRLNFLSQQPQIDLDNPYFQPRVSNVGVQSEHEHGFELKTESRFNSSRIRDTVSVSVSGLSSSGSYTKYTEINPWAIPAETYAMDGEVSSKFDEMHRLRLLNQIELPGLRPSMSVGDLVNHIGDCISEQMRSDNPNTSVDDIQKSEILEHITHYLLNDTQNLTSSDEKAIMSRVNSLCCLLQKEDTRVQNVHMNSSESVHDLALDNTQEDITPLYDTQTANNVPVAGSEIGLVHDQQQHTSMSRKDSVAELLLHLPRIASLPQLLIPLDL